A region from the Bacillus sp. Marseille-P3661 genome encodes:
- a CDS encoding MFS transporter produces MNHNLLYFTCIISVLTPISAVRPMTSLFAKDLGASMLEIGILTACYSLTPFLFAILIGQLVDRFGEKVPLMIGAAGMTFALSLPFFHPVLFVLYISQFILGGSQLLALIALQNGVSGSVSIEKRDKALFTLSLCMSIGLMLGPIIGGYATVHLGFKNSYLLYALISIIPCIVGLFITQSNHKKNTSQNKQVHRMKDLLAIPGLMRTIFVSMLILASLDLFFVYYPLYGSSIGMSPTEIGWVLMVQSLASIIVRLFMPAIIEKYGKVKTLSTFMFCGALAYGFIPFFDIFFYIVLLSLILGTGTGIVSPLTLSLTVHLAPQERRGEILGIRMAGNRLSQVIIPLLFAGVSNFTGLGAIFTIEAIILGLGAMMASGIKIETGNENKEG; encoded by the coding sequence ATGAATCACAATCTATTGTATTTTACATGTATTATTTCTGTTTTAACTCCTATCTCTGCCGTCCGACCTATGACTTCCTTATTCGCAAAAGATCTAGGTGCATCTATGTTAGAAATTGGTATTTTAACAGCCTGCTATTCTCTGACTCCCTTTTTATTTGCTATTTTAATTGGCCAACTTGTGGATCGGTTCGGGGAAAAAGTTCCGTTAATGATAGGAGCAGCCGGAATGACTTTTGCCCTTTCACTACCTTTTTTTCACCCTGTATTATTCGTTCTATACATCTCACAATTTATATTAGGTGGTTCACAGTTGCTAGCCCTTATCGCGCTTCAAAACGGAGTATCTGGTTCCGTTTCTATAGAAAAGCGTGATAAAGCATTATTCACACTTAGTTTATGTATGTCTATCGGACTAATGCTTGGTCCAATAATTGGAGGTTACGCTACGGTTCACTTAGGATTCAAAAACTCATATTTATTATATGCGTTAATATCTATTATCCCTTGTATAGTAGGGTTATTTATTACTCAATCCAATCACAAAAAGAACACGTCACAAAATAAACAAGTACACCGAATGAAGGATTTGCTAGCTATTCCAGGATTAATGCGTACTATTTTTGTAAGTATGCTAATTTTAGCTTCACTTGATCTATTTTTTGTTTATTATCCTTTATATGGTAGTTCAATAGGAATGAGTCCTACCGAAATAGGATGGGTCTTAATGGTTCAATCATTGGCAAGTATAATAGTTAGACTATTTATGCCTGCAATTATTGAAAAATATGGAAAAGTTAAAACACTATCTACCTTTATGTTTTGTGGTGCCCTTGCATATGGTTTTATCCCATTTTTCGATATATTTTTTTACATCGTTTTATTATCATTGATCCTTGGTACTGGAACTGGAATTGTTTCACCGTTAACTTTATCCCTAACTGTACACTTAGCTCCGCAAGAACGCAGAGGTGAAATTCTCGGAATTCGAATGGCCGGAAACAGGCTCTCCCAGGTTATAATTCCCTTACTATTTGCCGGGGTAAGTAATTTTACAGGTTTAGGAGCCATCTTTACAATTGAAGCTATTATTCTAGGATTAGGAGCAATGATGGCAAGTGGAATTAAAATAGAGACAGGGAATGAAAATAAAGAGGGATAA
- a CDS encoding NAD(P)-dependent alcohol dehydrogenase, with protein MITAKARAVDGPDKPFRAAEIKRRDLDLHDVLIEIKYAGICHSDIHTAHGEWGPVNYPLVPGHEIAGIVTDVGAEVTKYKVGDRVGVGCMVDSCGECENCRKGEEQYCLKGNVPTYAGVDKYGEPTQGGYSTHIVVTEDFVVRIPENIELDAAAPLLCAGITTYSPLNHWGAGPGKKVAVVGMGGLGHMAVKIAHAMGAEVTVLSQTLNKKEDGLEFGASHYYATSDPETFTKLSGTFDLIINTVSAQIDINAYLSLLALDGTLVNVGAPAEPLALHVFSLIPHRRSFAGSMIGGIRETQEMLNFCAEHNIVPKIEVISADQIDEAYKRVLASDVKYRFVIDISTM; from the coding sequence ATGATAACTGCTAAAGCACGAGCTGTTGACGGTCCAGATAAACCCTTTAGAGCAGCTGAAATTAAACGACGCGATCTTGATTTGCATGATGTCCTCATTGAAATTAAATATGCAGGTATATGCCATTCTGACATTCATACTGCTCACGGCGAATGGGGTCCAGTGAACTATCCACTCGTACCCGGACACGAGATTGCGGGAATTGTTACAGATGTAGGAGCTGAGGTTACAAAGTACAAGGTTGGTGATCGAGTAGGAGTCGGATGTATGGTTGACTCCTGCGGTGAATGTGAGAACTGCCGTAAAGGAGAAGAACAGTACTGTTTAAAAGGAAATGTCCCTACATACGCTGGTGTTGATAAGTACGGCGAGCCAACACAAGGTGGCTATTCTACCCACATTGTCGTAACGGAGGACTTCGTTGTCAGAATACCTGAAAACATTGAACTCGATGCTGCAGCACCATTACTTTGTGCAGGTATTACGACATATTCTCCATTAAACCATTGGGGTGCTGGCCCAGGTAAGAAAGTTGCGGTTGTTGGTATGGGCGGTCTTGGGCATATGGCCGTAAAGATTGCACACGCGATGGGTGCAGAAGTTACTGTACTGTCTCAAACATTGAATAAAAAAGAAGATGGCTTGGAATTCGGCGCTAGCCACTACTATGCCACAAGTGATCCTGAAACATTTACTAAGCTTTCAGGTACTTTTGACCTGATCATTAACACGGTAAGTGCACAAATTGACATAAATGCTTACCTTTCACTCTTAGCGCTAGATGGTACGCTAGTAAATGTTGGTGCGCCTGCAGAGCCATTGGCATTACATGTGTTTTCTCTAATTCCCCATCGCCGTTCATTTGCAGGGTCAATGATTGGAGGCATCCGTGAAACTCAGGAAATGTTAAATTTCTGTGCTGAACATAACATTGTTCCTAAAATAGAAGTGATATCGGCCGACCAAATTGACGAAGCATACAAACGAGTGCTAGCTTCAGATGTGAAGTATCGATTTGTAATCGACATTAGCACAATGTAA
- a CDS encoding MerR family transcriptional regulator, giving the protein MSTYSISEVAKELNLTVYTLRYYDKEGLLPFVERTASGIRLFKESDIDALRIIECLKSTGMPIKEIKTFIDWCSEGDSTLQQRYDMFIERKSTVEAQMEELKKTMKLIEHKCSYYKTALDAGTE; this is encoded by the coding sequence ATGAGTACATATTCAATCAGCGAAGTTGCAAAAGAATTGAATCTTACAGTATATACCTTACGTTACTACGACAAAGAGGGACTTTTGCCTTTTGTAGAACGAACAGCTAGCGGAATCCGATTGTTTAAAGAATCGGATATCGATGCATTAAGAATAATTGAATGTCTAAAATCAACTGGAATGCCCATAAAGGAAATTAAAACTTTCATTGACTGGTGTTCTGAAGGAGATTCCACATTGCAGCAGAGATATGACATGTTTATCGAACGAAAATCTACAGTAGAAGCACAGATGGAAGAACTAAAAAAAACGATGAAACTTATCGAGCATAAATGTTCCTACTACAAGACTGCATTAGATGCCGGAACGGAATAA
- a CDS encoding SDR family NAD(P)-dependent oxidoreductase encodes MSDNTKVALVTGGNRGIGYELVKQLALKGFKVILTSRNPEMGESATQKLKESNLDVHFLVMDVNDQESIHLAAITVSKEYGRLDVLINNAGVYLDENKKLVTVGPSILEKTMATNFFGAYYSLCSFIPLMEKQGYGRIITISSEYGAMSEMSYPGVGAYKLSKLALNGLTQLVAAEIKGDIKINAVDPGWVSTDMGGQAAPKTPKQAAESILWLATVGPDGPNGEFFRVGKRIDW; translated from the coding sequence ATGTCAGATAATACAAAAGTTGCACTTGTTACGGGCGGGAATCGAGGAATTGGATATGAGTTGGTCAAACAATTGGCTTTGAAAGGCTTTAAGGTCATTTTGACAAGTCGGAATCCAGAGATGGGCGAATCAGCAACGCAAAAACTTAAGGAATCAAATCTTGACGTTCACTTTTTGGTGATGGATGTAAACGACCAAGAAAGCATCCATCTTGCAGCCATTACAGTTAGTAAGGAGTATGGAAGATTAGACGTATTAATCAATAATGCTGGTGTATATTTGGATGAAAATAAAAAATTAGTAACTGTGGGCCCTTCCATTTTGGAGAAAACAATGGCAACAAATTTCTTCGGTGCATACTATAGTCTCTGTTCCTTTATTCCACTCATGGAAAAACAAGGCTATGGAAGAATTATTACTATTTCCTCAGAATATGGAGCGATGAGCGAAATGTCATATCCAGGTGTCGGCGCTTATAAGTTGTCTAAACTCGCACTGAATGGATTGACTCAATTAGTTGCTGCAGAAATCAAAGGTGATATCAAAATTAATGCAGTTGACCCAGGATGGGTAAGCACAGATATGGGTGGACAAGCTGCCCCAAAAACTCCTAAGCAAGCTGCAGAGTCTATCCTTTGGTTAGCAACAGTTGGGCCTGACGGACCTAACGGGGAATTTTTCAGAGTAGGAAAAAGAATTGATTGGTAA
- a CDS encoding heavy metal translocating P-type ATPase: MKETNHLEISGMHCAACATRIEKVVSKIEGVEEVHVNLTTEKGRVIFNNTLTNINEIINKINKIGFDAKIDRKNNIQTEMKKRSEITILKWKFFISALLTFPLAWAMFSHFKWASFIKVPEVFINPLFQFALTLPIQFIIGLQFYERAWKSLKSGSANMDVLVVLSTSAAFFYSHYLTFSHLGISGHPQSIVLFYETSAFIITFILLGNILETRTKMRTTEAIKKLYQLQTRTATLFLDGKEYPTAVDIITPGNVVIVKSGEKVPIDGQVMEGNSMIDESLLTGESIPVEKGIGSHVFAGTINHNGTLKIRVMKKESESTLSQIIRIVEEAQSSKAPIQHIADKVTGVFVPIIICVSIVTFLLWYMWIQPGELSEALEKMIAVLIIACPCALGLATPTSIMVGSGRAAQSGILFKEGKHLEVLGKINVIVLDKTGTITKGEPEVTDVFVEYFSEREFFELIAAVEGDSGHPVAKAIFNEVNKRGINLPNASQVQSIPGYGVMGNVDGRKVLIASPSYFSMNHLYIPPRVEKEIRRLEREGKTVIVVSSNSRFVGIIAVADEVKRSSRAAVSSLKQMGLEVIMLTGDNKETAMTIAKKTGIENVQANISPQKKAEMIQSLKNDGKRVVMVGDGINDAPALTVADIGIAMGTGSDIAIESGDITVIKGDLRKVVDAIKISKATMTNIRQNFIWAFLYNIISIPFAMFGLLAPWLAGAIMAFSSVSVVLNSIRLQKTRI, translated from the coding sequence ATGAAAGAAACAAACCATTTAGAGATAAGTGGAATGCATTGTGCTGCGTGTGCAACAAGAATAGAAAAAGTAGTCTCAAAGATAGAGGGAGTAGAGGAAGTACATGTAAATTTAACAACTGAAAAGGGTCGTGTGATATTTAATAACACACTGACAAACATTAATGAAATTATAAATAAAATAAATAAAATTGGATTTGATGCGAAAATTGATCGAAAGAATAATATTCAGACAGAAATGAAGAAACGTAGTGAGATTACGATTCTCAAGTGGAAGTTTTTTATTTCAGCACTGCTTACATTCCCTTTAGCGTGGGCGATGTTTTCCCACTTTAAGTGGGCTTCGTTTATTAAAGTTCCGGAAGTTTTTATTAACCCTTTATTCCAATTTGCGCTTACCCTTCCAATTCAGTTTATTATAGGGCTCCAATTTTATGAGAGGGCTTGGAAATCGCTGAAAAGTGGAAGTGCAAATATGGATGTTTTAGTTGTATTAAGTACTTCAGCAGCCTTCTTTTATAGTCATTATTTAACTTTTTCTCATTTAGGTATTTCTGGACATCCACAATCGATTGTATTGTTTTATGAAACAAGCGCATTCATTATTACTTTCATTTTGTTGGGGAATATACTTGAGACAAGAACAAAAATGAGAACAACGGAGGCAATAAAGAAGCTTTACCAATTGCAAACGAGAACAGCCACATTGTTTTTGGACGGAAAGGAATACCCAACAGCTGTCGATATAATCACACCCGGGAATGTGGTTATTGTTAAATCTGGTGAGAAGGTACCAATTGATGGACAAGTTATGGAAGGAAACTCGATGATTGATGAGTCTTTGTTAACTGGGGAGAGTATACCAGTTGAAAAAGGCATTGGGAGTCATGTGTTTGCAGGTACCATTAATCATAATGGAACATTAAAAATAAGGGTAATGAAAAAGGAATCTGAGTCTACTTTGTCACAAATCATTCGTATTGTAGAGGAAGCACAAAGCTCTAAAGCACCGATTCAACATATAGCAGATAAAGTGACAGGGGTTTTTGTTCCGATTATTATTTGCGTCTCAATCGTTACATTTTTACTGTGGTACATGTGGATTCAACCGGGGGAATTAAGTGAGGCCTTAGAAAAGATGATTGCTGTTTTAATTATTGCATGTCCATGTGCCCTTGGATTGGCTACTCCTACTTCTATAATGGTAGGGAGTGGACGAGCCGCACAGTCAGGAATTCTATTTAAAGAGGGAAAACACCTGGAAGTGCTAGGGAAAATCAATGTCATCGTATTAGATAAAACAGGAACGATTACAAAAGGAGAGCCTGAAGTAACCGACGTGTTTGTTGAATATTTTAGTGAACGTGAGTTTTTTGAACTAATAGCTGCAGTTGAAGGTGATTCGGGGCACCCTGTTGCAAAAGCAATTTTTAATGAAGTAAATAAAAGAGGCATAAATCTTCCAAATGCAAGCCAAGTACAATCCATTCCGGGTTATGGGGTCATGGGAAATGTAGATGGTAGAAAGGTGTTGATTGCTAGTCCTAGTTACTTTAGTATGAATCATCTTTACATTCCACCAAGAGTTGAAAAAGAGATTAGAAGATTGGAACGAGAAGGAAAGACGGTGATCGTAGTATCAAGCAATTCTCGATTTGTAGGGATTATTGCAGTTGCCGATGAAGTAAAACGATCGTCAAGAGCAGCGGTTAGTAGCTTGAAACAGATGGGATTGGAAGTCATCATGCTAACAGGTGACAACAAGGAGACTGCCATGACTATTGCTAAAAAAACTGGAATTGAAAATGTTCAAGCAAATATATCGCCACAGAAAAAGGCAGAAATGATCCAAAGTTTAAAGAACGATGGAAAACGTGTTGTAATGGTTGGAGACGGGATCAATGACGCACCAGCCTTAACTGTTGCTGATATTGGAATCGCAATGGGTACAGGGTCCGATATTGCCATTGAATCAGGTGACATTACTGTGATAAAAGGTGATTTAAGAAAGGTCGTGGATGCAATTAAGATTAGTAAAGCTACAATGACCAACATTAGGCAAAACTTTATATGGGCCTTTCTCTATAATATCATCAGCATACCATTCGCAATGTTCGGTCTCTTAGCCCCGTGGTTAGCTGGGGCCATTATGGCATTTAGCTCTGTATCAGTAGTCCTTAATTCTATTAGATTACAAAAAACTAGAATCTAA
- a CDS encoding cytochrome c oxidase assembly protein, producing MVMNVLLNGQLMWNTPLLVGMIGIAVIYSLFVHRFTEIKLYQKQPLFFYLSLGLLCVSIGSPLTTISHLSFSLHMIQMSILYFIIPPILLIGTPSNLFQRIRETPIANVVSKWFLSPRIALFVFAILFFMYHLPVVLNVFSQNSFLHNGYIFVLLILSFSMWWPIVSPDPRQRFKKEEKNRFAFLSGVLLMPACLLFVFSALIDGSNNPFLTQLTAHLCIPSQSQSFSLNILPTPFNTKYDQAIAGFIILGIHKISLMATARLDSKSDTQVEKVCL from the coding sequence ATGGTTATGAATGTTTTACTCAATGGGCAATTAATGTGGAATACTCCATTGTTAGTGGGCATGATAGGAATTGCTGTTATCTATTCCTTGTTCGTACATCGTTTTACAGAAATAAAATTGTATCAGAAACAACCACTATTCTTTTACTTGAGTTTAGGATTGTTATGCGTATCTATTGGTAGTCCTCTAACAACTATAAGTCATCTCTCCTTCAGTTTACACATGATCCAAATGAGTATTTTATACTTTATTATCCCACCCATTCTATTAATAGGGACACCTAGCAATTTGTTTCAAAGAATAAGGGAAACCCCGATTGCTAATGTAGTTAGCAAGTGGTTTTTATCCCCAAGAATCGCGTTATTTGTTTTTGCGATATTATTCTTTATGTACCATTTGCCGGTTGTTTTAAATGTCTTTTCGCAAAATTCCTTTCTTCACAATGGATATATTTTTGTGCTATTGATTTTGTCATTTAGTATGTGGTGGCCGATTGTGTCACCTGATCCAAGGCAACGATTCAAAAAAGAGGAAAAAAACCGATTTGCATTTCTAAGTGGGGTTCTTTTAATGCCAGCTTGTTTATTATTCGTTTTTAGTGCTTTAATTGACGGATCAAACAACCCCTTCTTGACACAATTAACAGCTCATTTATGCATTCCCTCGCAATCGCAATCCTTTTCCTTAAATATACTTCCCACTCCCTTTAATACAAAGTATGATCAAGCAATCGCAGGATTTATTATACTGGGAATCCACAAAATTTCTTTAATGGCAACAGCTCGGCTTGATAGTAAATCAGACACACAGGTGGAAAAAGTATGTTTATGA
- a CDS encoding DeoR family transcriptional regulator: MFPIERQSRIRKLIQTKRTLKISELSEQFNVSEMTIYRDIKPLVKEGLISKTFGGISLVEKDKHVLPNQSQCVYCHKPNNSKMAYRLILEDDKIETACCAHCGLLRHRQLGEEVLQAICHDFFMNTTISAPLTWFVMDTTLNVACCQPQVLTFENREHAEKFVKGFGGEIYGLQGAMEVVYQKMQGPSGCCSKHH; encoded by the coding sequence ATGTTTCCTATTGAGAGACAAAGTAGAATTAGAAAATTGATCCAAACAAAAAGGACATTGAAAATTAGTGAACTTAGTGAACAGTTTAATGTCTCTGAAATGACGATTTATCGAGATATTAAGCCTTTAGTAAAAGAAGGTCTTATCTCTAAAACCTTTGGTGGAATTTCACTTGTTGAAAAAGATAAACATGTGTTACCAAATCAAAGCCAATGTGTTTACTGTCACAAACCAAACAATTCTAAAATGGCGTATCGATTAATCTTAGAAGATGACAAGATTGAAACCGCTTGTTGTGCTCACTGTGGACTCCTTCGACACCGTCAACTGGGTGAAGAAGTGTTACAGGCTATATGTCATGATTTTTTTATGAATACAACGATAAGTGCTCCGCTAACTTGGTTTGTCATGGACACCACCCTTAACGTCGCTTGTTGCCAACCACAGGTACTAACATTTGAAAACCGAGAGCATGCCGAAAAATTCGTTAAAGGTTTTGGTGGAGAAATCTATGGATTACAGGGTGCCATGGAAGTGGTTTATCAGAAAATGCAAGGGCCTTCAGGGTGTTGCAGTAAACATCATTAA
- a CDS encoding FixH family protein, with protein MGRRIWIVMFVLVIGILSACTNAKEQVSEEPMPIEVEFIVPDQANAGEKIILKAVVTHGEEKVKDADEVEFEYWEKGNNEESTKIQSNNNGDGTYTAEVTFGHDGVYEMYAHTTARDMHTMPKKSITIGEGASSDHTEEQQEHSEGHEEGQQEHNEGHAHSGHDEGFALHFMEPKEIKSNQKTQLTVHLQLGNEPLMNADVRYEIINESNSDKHDWVETEETTSGEYTSSYTFAEEGNYTIIIHVKNDKGLHEHEEYQVEIGK; from the coding sequence ATGGGTAGAAGAATTTGGATCGTAATGTTTGTTCTAGTAATAGGTATTTTATCTGCTTGTACTAATGCGAAAGAACAAGTATCTGAAGAACCAATGCCGATTGAGGTTGAGTTTATCGTCCCTGATCAAGCCAATGCAGGTGAAAAAATCATTCTAAAAGCAGTTGTTACACATGGTGAAGAGAAAGTTAAAGATGCTGATGAAGTTGAATTTGAATACTGGGAAAAGGGAAATAATGAAGAAAGTACAAAGATTCAATCTAATAATAACGGTGATGGAACTTACACAGCCGAAGTAACATTTGGCCATGATGGGGTTTATGAAATGTATGCCCATACTACTGCAAGAGATATGCACACAATGCCGAAAAAATCGATTACAATCGGTGAGGGTGCTAGTTCTGATCATACAGAAGAACAACAGGAGCATTCGGAAGGTCATGAAGAAGGACAACAGGAACATAATGAGGGTCATGCGCATTCTGGGCACGATGAAGGATTCGCTTTACATTTTATGGAACCGAAGGAAATTAAGTCCAATCAAAAAACTCAGTTGACTGTACACTTACAACTTGGAAATGAACCTCTTATGAATGCTGATGTTCGTTATGAAATCATTAATGAAAGCAATTCAGATAAGCATGACTGGGTTGAAACAGAAGAAACTACTTCTGGTGAATACACTAGCTCTTATACATTTGCAGAAGAAGGAAATTACACGATTATCATCCATGTTAAAAATGACAAGGGTCTTCACGAGCATGAGGAGTATCAGGTTGAGATAGGTAAATAA